In a genomic window of Syntrophorhabdus sp.:
- the galE gene encoding UDP-glucose 4-epimerase GalE has product MKVFVTGGAGYIGSHVVKLLGEQGHNVLVYDNLSTGHDWAVLAGRLVKGDLSDRQLLTDTLREYAPDAVMHFAASIQVEESVREPLVYYRNNVINSINLLEALTELEIGYLIYSSTAATYGAPRTSPVDEDTPLSPINPYGTTKVMVETVLRDLAAKGDLRYIALRYFNVAGADREARIGQAYREATHLITRALKTAKGEQEKLLVFGTDYPTPDGTCVRDYIHVEDLAAAHLLALMYLREKGASDVMNCGYGHGFSVLDVVRAAKAVTGVDFPVELAGRRPGDPPELVADSSKLKRLTGWSPLYDDLAYIIETAWKWERKRSATED; this is encoded by the coding sequence ATGAAGGTCTTTGTCACGGGTGGGGCCGGCTATATCGGTAGCCACGTTGTAAAGCTTCTTGGGGAACAGGGCCACAACGTTCTCGTCTACGACAATCTTTCCACGGGTCACGATTGGGCCGTGCTGGCGGGGCGCCTCGTCAAGGGCGACCTTTCCGACAGACAGCTTCTCACGGATACGCTCAGGGAATACGCACCCGATGCCGTCATGCATTTCGCCGCGTCTATCCAGGTGGAGGAGTCCGTCCGGGAGCCTCTCGTGTATTATCGCAACAACGTCATCAACAGCATCAATCTTCTTGAGGCGCTCACCGAGCTTGAGATCGGGTACTTGATCTATTCCTCGACGGCGGCCACATACGGGGCGCCGCGGACAAGTCCTGTCGATGAGGACACGCCCCTTTCCCCCATAAACCCCTACGGCACGACGAAGGTCATGGTGGAGACAGTGCTTCGGGACCTGGCAGCGAAGGGAGACCTTCGCTACATCGCGCTGCGTTATTTCAACGTTGCCGGCGCCGACCGGGAGGCGCGGATAGGACAGGCCTACCGGGAGGCGACGCACCTCATCACGCGGGCCCTCAAGACGGCGAAGGGGGAACAGGAAAAGCTCCTCGTCTTCGGCACGGATTACCCGACCCCCGACGGCACCTGCGTGAGGGACTATATCCATGTCGAGGACCTCGCGGCCGCGCACCTTCTGGCGCTCATGTACCTGAGGGAAAAGGGCGCCTCCGATGTGATGAACTGCGGATACGGCCATGGGTTCTCCGTCCTCGATGTTGTCCGGGCGGCAAAGGCCGTCACAGGGGTGGATTTCCCCGTGGAACTGGCGGGACGCAGACCCGGCGACCCGCCGGAACTTGTGGCCGACAGCTCGAAGCTCAAAA
- a CDS encoding PilZ domain-containing protein: MKKDVTICFRTNEELKQTLEKIAEVERRSLSSIIENMLHSQVKDKVELKGSKKERRRYARKEVSLPAFVYKRDAKESTLQTGIVIDVSLGGLKISIPHDYDAVSEGEFDTIFTIPNEKTPVKMRCTIKRVAEGEEATKELGADFIDGDFLSYQKLHKYLS, from the coding sequence ATGAAGAAAGACGTAACGATATGCTTTCGGACCAACGAGGAGTTGAAGCAGACACTGGAAAAGATAGCGGAGGTCGAAAGGCGATCGCTTTCGTCCATCATAGAGAACATGCTCCACTCGCAGGTCAAGGACAAGGTTGAACTGAAGGGATCCAAGAAAGAGCGCAGGCGTTACGCCCGCAAAGAGGTGTCGCTGCCGGCCTTTGTCTACAAGCGAGACGCGAAGGAGTCAACGCTGCAGACGGGCATCGTCATCGATGTCTCGCTGGGAGGGCTGAAGATATCCATCCCCCACGACTATGACGCGGTCAGCGAGGGCGAGTTCGACACGATCTTCACTATTCCCAACGAGAAGACCCCGGTGAAGATGCGCTGTACCATAAAGAGGGTGGCCGAAGGCGAGGAAGCCACGAAAGAGCTCGGAGCGGACTTCATAGACGGCGACTTCCTGAGCTACCAGAAGCTGCACAAATATCTGTCCTAG